The following coding sequences are from one Polynucleobacter sp. JS-JIR-II-50 window:
- a CDS encoding metal-dependent hydrolase — MKCFSTKSGLGVLLSAILVSTASLSNAQNSPAVGAQGKTEALWLGQAGFRIKSPQGKMILIDPWITGGPKTPPIYKNDLAAIGPIDVLLVTHAHVDHLGDAPAVAKMNNIKLYGPADMVTPLTTLGILPADLGHRFNKTGRVTPAPGIKVTAVQAEHSSLLVWKNPATEKLESHPAGEPMGFIIELENGFKIWHMGDTGLFSDMKFISEHYKPDLVMVPIGGNFTMAPDDAAYALRTWVKPKMVIPMHYNSNPMTKGTLAEFQAAMKGSNIKIIPMTEGETVQF, encoded by the coding sequence ATGAAATGCTTTTCAACTAAAAGCGGTTTGGGTGTATTGCTTTCGGCAATATTAGTTTCAACAGCCTCACTCAGCAATGCGCAGAATTCTCCAGCTGTAGGCGCTCAGGGCAAGACTGAGGCGCTATGGCTTGGGCAGGCAGGGTTCCGGATTAAATCCCCTCAGGGAAAAATGATTCTGATTGATCCCTGGATTACTGGCGGACCTAAGACACCGCCGATTTACAAGAATGATTTGGCAGCGATTGGTCCGATTGATGTGTTGCTAGTGACGCATGCACACGTTGACCATCTTGGCGATGCGCCAGCTGTGGCTAAGATGAATAACATCAAGTTGTATGGTCCAGCCGATATGGTGACACCACTAACTACTTTGGGAATTCTGCCAGCAGACTTGGGTCATCGCTTTAATAAAACAGGTCGCGTAACACCTGCGCCTGGAATCAAGGTAACCGCAGTTCAAGCAGAGCACTCTTCTTTATTGGTTTGGAAAAATCCGGCCACAGAAAAATTAGAATCTCACCCTGCTGGCGAGCCTATGGGCTTCATTATTGAGCTTGAGAACGGCTTTAAGATTTGGCATATGGGGGATACCGGCTTATTTAGTGATATGAAATTCATTAGCGAACACTACAAGCCCGATCTAGTGATGGTTCCGATTGGAGGAAATTTCACAATGGCCCCTGATGACGCTGCATATGCATTACGCACCTGGGTGAAGCCAAAGATGGTGATCCCAATGCATTACAACTCTAACCCCATGACTAAAGGTACCTTAGCCGAGTTTCAGGCGGCTATGAAGGGCAGCAATATCAAAATTATCCCCATGACTGAAGGTGAAACAGTTCAATTCTGA
- a CDS encoding quinone oxidoreductase, whose protein sequence is MTKARVVSLTELGSADVIKVIDKELPPPAKGEVQLRQTAIGFNFIDVYQRSGVYPLEMPTGLGHEATGVVEALGEGVTDLKVGDRVVYMNAGIGAYASARNVAADKLVVLPNNISDEVAAAVFFKAMTAQYLVQKTYKVKAGDVVLVHAAAGGVGQILAGWAKALGAFVVGTVGSPAKFAAAKEAGCDAVVDYSQSNWVEEVLKATGGKKANVVYDSVAKTTFLGSLDCAAPFGTVALFGAASGPAPEIQPEILNKKGCLFLTRPSVFPHNATPALLKENAKAVFDAIAKGQVKVQIGARFSLEQAADAHRAAEGRKVSGAIVMTP, encoded by the coding sequence GTGACAAAAGCTCGAGTCGTTAGTCTTACTGAATTAGGTAGTGCAGACGTAATCAAGGTGATTGATAAAGAATTGCCGCCACCTGCAAAAGGTGAAGTGCAGCTCCGTCAGACTGCTATTGGATTTAATTTCATTGACGTATATCAGCGTTCAGGTGTTTATCCATTGGAAATGCCTACCGGTCTTGGACATGAGGCAACAGGCGTAGTTGAGGCTTTGGGCGAAGGCGTCACTGATTTAAAAGTGGGTGATCGCGTCGTTTATATGAATGCTGGGATCGGTGCTTATGCAAGCGCACGTAATGTAGCGGCCGACAAATTAGTTGTTCTACCAAACAATATTTCTGATGAAGTTGCCGCAGCTGTTTTCTTTAAAGCAATGACTGCGCAATATCTTGTGCAGAAAACCTATAAAGTAAAAGCGGGTGATGTAGTGCTGGTGCACGCAGCGGCAGGCGGCGTTGGTCAAATTTTAGCTGGTTGGGCAAAAGCATTGGGTGCATTTGTTGTTGGTACTGTGGGTTCACCAGCAAAGTTTGCAGCCGCTAAGGAAGCGGGTTGCGATGCTGTTGTGGATTACTCCCAATCAAATTGGGTTGAAGAAGTGCTTAAAGCCACTGGTGGAAAAAAAGCCAATGTGGTTTATGACTCTGTTGCTAAAACTACTTTCTTAGGCTCCTTAGATTGCGCTGCCCCCTTTGGAACAGTTGCTTTATTTGGTGCTGCTTCCGGTCCAGCCCCAGAAATTCAACCAGAGATCTTAAATAAGAAGGGTTGCCTGTTTTTAACAAGACCTTCTGTATTTCCGCACAACGCTACTCCAGCTTTATTAAAGGAAAACGCTAAAGCAGTATTTGATGCAATCGCCAAAGGGCAAGTCAAAGTACAAATCGGTGCTAGGTTTTCCTTAGAGCAAGCCGCTGACGCGCATCGTGCTGCTGAGGGACGAAAAGTTTCAGGCGCCATCGTGATGACGCCATAA
- a CDS encoding superoxide dismutase family protein codes for MIKKLKHASFAVSVVGVLSLVACQTMEQGTGQKASANLDSRSGSRAKGEVMFTWQGNDVLINGKFSGLKPNSEQGFHVHEKGDCSAPDATSAGGHFNPETKSHGMPNSGMNHAGDLPNIKSDANGNATYTAKLHGFAVNIGPNGIVGRSVVVHRDPDDYKSQPAGNSGPRIACGLIK; via the coding sequence ATGATTAAGAAACTAAAGCACGCTTCATTTGCTGTATCTGTCGTAGGAGTTTTGTCACTAGTGGCATGCCAAACGATGGAGCAAGGTACTGGGCAAAAAGCCAGCGCAAATTTAGATTCAAGATCAGGCTCTCGGGCTAAGGGCGAGGTTATGTTTACCTGGCAAGGAAACGATGTCCTAATCAATGGTAAGTTTTCTGGATTAAAGCCAAACTCAGAACAAGGTTTTCATGTTCATGAAAAAGGCGATTGCTCTGCTCCGGATGCAACCAGCGCAGGTGGTCACTTCAATCCTGAAACAAAATCCCACGGCATGCCCAATAGCGGCATGAATCATGCGGGAGATTTACCCAACATTAAGTCCGATGCCAATGGCAACGCAACTTACACGGCTAAGTTACATGGATTTGCTGTAAATATAGGCCCAAATGGAATTGTTGGTCGCTCAGTGGTTGTGCATAGAGATCCGGATGACTACAAATCTCAGCCTGCAGGAAATTCTGGTCCACGTATTGCATGTGGCTTGATTAAGTAA
- a CDS encoding carboxypeptidase regulatory-like domain-containing protein, whose translation MKTLLKILIATPLIILSSLSLAQIPETQHSQGISYITGGVGESETIAILADAKQWPLLLEMSQIENGRGVWIFGASIKIMSSKKQLIFDAQADGPYMLINLESGDYVIEAAYQGVAQKRALSIKSDSPQKVSLFWK comes from the coding sequence ATGAAAACACTTCTCAAAATACTGATTGCCACTCCACTCATCATATTGAGTTCCTTGTCCTTGGCGCAAATTCCTGAGACACAGCATTCACAGGGAATTTCTTACATCACTGGTGGCGTAGGTGAGAGTGAGACGATTGCGATTTTAGCTGATGCAAAGCAATGGCCATTGCTATTAGAAATGTCTCAAATAGAAAATGGCAGGGGAGTCTGGATTTTCGGGGCAAGTATCAAAATCATGAGCTCAAAAAAACAACTCATTTTTGACGCACAAGCAGATGGACCTTATATGTTGATTAATCTTGAGTCTGGTGACTATGTGATTGAGGCAGCCTATCAAGGAGTGGCTCAAAAGAGGGCGCTTTCTATTAAATCCGACTCACCACAAAAGGTTTCCCTTTTCTGGAAATAA
- a CDS encoding DUF2452 domain-containing protein yields the protein MRIEDTDPARHAGIEYPMEVGAPVFAPIKVTEEKDKAVNVARQNAKLEYDRIMEQAEVLMKQARALQARLDATEMVHSAKFGFNPIHGKIYHLYYDGRNNTNVLIQNGPKEWSCGIPDGWTYSMAVKKLGDSTWAVIEEDSVGALTV from the coding sequence ATGAGAATCGAAGATACCGATCCAGCGCGACATGCAGGGATTGAATATCCAATGGAGGTGGGTGCCCCGGTATTTGCACCTATCAAAGTAACTGAGGAAAAAGATAAGGCTGTTAACGTAGCTCGCCAAAACGCCAAGCTTGAGTACGATCGCATTATGGAGCAGGCTGAGGTCTTGATGAAACAGGCTAGAGCATTGCAAGCAAGGCTAGATGCTACGGAGATGGTGCATAGCGCTAAATTTGGCTTTAATCCTATTCATGGAAAAATTTACCATCTGTACTATGACGGTAGAAATAACACTAATGTATTGATTCAAAATGGTCCAAAAGAATGGAGTTGCGGAATTCCAGATGGCTGGACCTATTCAATGGCGGTAAAGAAGTTGGGTGACAGCACTTGGGCGGTGATTGAAGAGGATTCTGTTGGCGCCCTTACTGTATGA